One Bradyrhizobium sp. CCGB12 genomic window carries:
- a CDS encoding TrbC/VirB2 family protein — MNCRLFCERIILSVGAFAGGCVIAAPAWAAGSNMPWEQPLNQILQSVEGPVAKIIAVIIIIVTGLSLAFGDTSGGFRRLVQIVFGLSIAFAASSFFLSFFSFGGGVVI; from the coding sequence ATGAATTGTCGTTTGTTTTGCGAAAGGATCATCCTTTCGGTCGGAGCATTCGCAGGGGGCTGCGTGATTGCCGCCCCTGCGTGGGCGGCAGGCTCCAACATGCCGTGGGAGCAACCGCTCAATCAGATCCTGCAATCGGTCGAAGGCCCCGTCGCAAAGATCATCGCGGTCATCATCATCATCGTGACAGGCCTGTCGCTGGCATTCGGCGACACATCTGGTGGCTTCCGACGGCTAGTCCAGATCGTTTTCGGCCTGTCGATCGCCTTCGCGGCGTCGAGCTTCTTCCTGTCGTTTTTCTCGTTTGGTGGCGGTGTGGTGATCTGA
- a CDS encoding VirB3 family type IV secretion system protein, which translates to MDGQIAGFFAPVHRALTEPILMGGAPRSVAILNSTLAAALGLGLRLWLAGLLLWSVGQMVAVWATKRDPAFVEVGRRHVRIPSHLSL; encoded by the coding sequence ATGGACGGGCAGATCGCCGGCTTTTTCGCGCCCGTGCACCGGGCACTGACCGAACCGATCCTCATGGGTGGCGCACCGCGATCGGTCGCCATCCTCAACAGCACCCTGGCCGCGGCGCTTGGGCTCGGTCTGCGCCTCTGGCTAGCAGGTCTTCTGCTCTGGTCCGTCGGCCAGATGGTCGCCGTCTGGGCAACCAAGCGCGATCCCGCCTTCGTCGAAGTCGGACGCCGGCACGTCCGCATCCCCAGTCATCTCAGCTTGTGA
- the trbE gene encoding conjugal transfer protein TrbE translates to MMNLAEYRRSNTRLADFLPWAALVDEGIVLNKDGSFQRTAKFRGPDLDSAVPAELVAVAGRLNNALRRLGSGWAVFVEAQRHSAGAYPQSTFPDVASSLVDAERRAQFEEAGAHYDSSYYLTFLYLPPEEVTAMTERLLYENSGRTAGADAREILSGFVDRTNRILQLIEGFMPECSWLDDEATLTYLHSTVSAKRHRVRVPEIPMYLDALLADQPLTGGLEPTLGEAHVRILTVVGFPTATTPGILDDLNRLAFPYRWSTRAIMLDKTDATKLLTKIRRQWFAKRKSIGAILKEVMTNEASALLDTDAHNKAIDADAALQELGTDQIGEVFVTATVTVWDRDARAADEKLRLVEKVIQGRDFTCMIETVNAVEAWLGSLPGHVYANVRQPPISTLNLAHMIPLSAVWAGEARDHHFRAPPLFFAKTEGATPFRFSLHVGDVGHTLVIGPTGAGKSVLLALMALQFRRYPESQIFAFDFGGSIRAAAIAMGGDWHDLGGAVAGDVSESVSLQPFAGIDDPAERGWAAEWVASILARERIEVTPEVKDHVWSALTSLASAPPPERTFTGLSVLLQSNALKRALQPYCLGGPYDRLLDAESERLGDSPVQVFETDGLIGSAVAPATLSYLFHRIEDRFDGRPTLLVIDEGWLALDDADFAGKLREWLKTLRKKNASVIFATQSLADIDSSAIAPAIIESCPTRILLPNDRAIEPQITTIYRRFGLNDRQIEILARATPKRDYYCQSRRGNRLFELGLGEIALAFTAASSKADQALIEKVLVEKGDANFVPGWLRARDIGWACDLIPHLTSLETAS, encoded by the coding sequence ATGATGAATCTTGCCGAATACCGACGCTCGAACACTCGCTTGGCGGATTTTCTTCCTTGGGCGGCTCTCGTCGATGAGGGTATCGTCCTCAACAAGGACGGTTCGTTCCAGCGGACAGCAAAATTTCGGGGACCAGATCTCGACAGCGCCGTGCCGGCCGAACTCGTCGCCGTCGCCGGCCGTCTGAACAATGCGTTGCGCCGCCTTGGATCGGGGTGGGCCGTCTTTGTGGAAGCACAGCGGCACTCCGCGGGCGCCTATCCGCAGAGCACATTTCCCGACGTTGCATCCTCCCTGGTCGACGCGGAGCGAAGAGCGCAGTTCGAGGAAGCCGGCGCGCACTATGACTCAAGCTACTACCTGACGTTCCTCTACCTCCCGCCTGAGGAGGTAACTGCCATGACAGAGCGGCTCCTCTACGAGAATAGCGGCCGCACTGCCGGTGCTGATGCGCGCGAGATCCTGAGCGGGTTTGTCGATCGTACCAACCGCATACTGCAGCTCATCGAGGGATTCATGCCGGAATGCTCCTGGCTCGATGATGAGGCAACGCTGACCTATCTGCACTCCACCGTCTCGGCCAAGCGGCATCGGGTCCGAGTGCCAGAGATCCCCATGTATCTTGATGCGCTGCTCGCCGACCAGCCCCTGACCGGCGGCCTCGAGCCGACACTGGGCGAAGCCCACGTGCGTATTTTGACGGTTGTAGGATTCCCGACGGCGACCACGCCGGGGATCCTCGACGATCTCAACCGGCTTGCATTTCCGTACCGCTGGTCGACCCGGGCGATCATGCTCGACAAAACGGATGCGACCAAACTTCTTACCAAGATTCGTCGTCAATGGTTCGCCAAGCGGAAGTCGATCGGCGCGATCCTGAAGGAGGTGATGACCAACGAGGCTTCCGCACTTCTCGACACAGATGCGCACAACAAAGCCATCGATGCCGACGCCGCCCTTCAGGAACTCGGGACGGACCAGATCGGTGAGGTCTTCGTCACTGCGACCGTTACTGTCTGGGACAGGGATGCGCGCGCTGCCGACGAAAAGCTGCGCCTCGTCGAGAAGGTAATTCAGGGACGTGATTTCACCTGCATGATCGAGACGGTGAATGCTGTCGAGGCTTGGCTCGGGAGCCTGCCGGGACATGTTTATGCGAACGTCCGCCAACCCCCGATCTCGACCCTGAACCTGGCGCATATGATTCCGCTCTCGGCCGTATGGGCGGGCGAGGCGAGGGACCATCACTTCAGGGCGCCGCCTCTGTTCTTTGCCAAGACCGAGGGGGCGACCCCGTTTCGGTTCTCGCTTCACGTCGGTGATGTCGGACACACCTTGGTCATTGGTCCGACCGGCGCCGGCAAGTCGGTGCTCTTGGCGCTGATGGCCTTGCAGTTCCGCCGCTATCCGGAGTCCCAGATTTTCGCATTCGATTTCGGTGGATCGATCCGGGCGGCCGCAATTGCCATGGGGGGCGACTGGCATGATCTCGGCGGCGCCGTAGCGGGAGACGTGTCCGAGTCTGTTTCGCTCCAGCCGTTCGCGGGGATAGACGATCCTGCAGAACGCGGCTGGGCAGCCGAATGGGTCGCTTCGATCCTGGCCCGCGAACGGATCGAGGTCACGCCCGAGGTCAAGGACCATGTCTGGTCGGCCCTGACGTCGCTCGCCTCCGCGCCCCCTCCAGAACGAACCTTCACCGGGCTTTCCGTCCTCTTGCAATCGAATGCATTGAAGAGGGCACTCCAACCTTACTGCCTGGGCGGCCCCTACGATCGGTTACTCGACGCCGAAAGCGAACGATTGGGCGATTCCCCGGTTCAGGTCTTCGAAACCGATGGACTGATCGGCTCGGCGGTCGCGCCAGCCACCCTGTCATACCTGTTTCACCGAATCGAAGACCGATTCGATGGTCGTCCAACGTTACTCGTCATTGACGAGGGATGGCTCGCGCTCGATGACGCCGACTTTGCCGGGAAACTTCGCGAGTGGTTGAAGACCCTGCGCAAGAAGAATGCTTCCGTAATTTTCGCAACCCAATCGCTGGCCGACATCGACAGCTCGGCGATTGCGCCCGCCATCATCGAGAGCTGTCCGACCCGGATCCTGCTTCCCAACGATCGTGCCATCGAGCCGCAGATCACGACAATTTATCGCCGCTTTGGGTTGAACGACCGCCAAATCGAGATTCTCGCCCGTGCGACGCCGAAGCGGGACTACTACTGCCAGTCGCGTCGCGGCAACCGCCTGTTTGAACTTGGCCTTGGCGAGATCGCCTTGGCGTTTACGGCCGCCTCCTCGAAAGCCGATCAGGCGCTGATCGAGAAAGTCCTGGTCGAAAAGGGCGACGCGAACTTTGTGCC